In the genome of Hymenobacter cellulosivorans, one region contains:
- a CDS encoding D-alanine--D-alanine ligase family protein: MKIGIFFGGPSREREISFAGGRTVYDNLDKALFQAVPIFVDSRGNFILLDWHYIYKGTIRDFYPPVSALPDSQHKLQVYLESLGELSTEEQDKIISEVGRRVLPHELRELMDFAFLALHGPGGEDGAIQGLLEWYGIPYSGSGVLPSAFGIDKIAQKKLLKALNRPTPDYRVLTSEEWDTAANQGAILDYLVRELGLPLVFKAPRQGSSIGISILREANAEQFARAVERSLFRKTVTREEWNRLGEQDKIAWVQHLVDIRDGIGLPVVVSYQLSVGSENDNQHDRTTDNQQLTTIYHPETLLNTLNEQLQTAESVLLTNVDGEAQVLVESFVAGREFSCIVVEDPNGNPLALPPTEIVKGEEMFDYRSKYLPGLSRKITPIDLPEAEIQRIREACEEMFRTFGFQVYARIDGFLGKDNQLFLNDPNTTSGMLPASFFFHQAAEIGLNPSQFLTYLIRTSLAARRRAGMKPVHLGSLLKQLDEAVASRQHEEKQRTKVAVIMGGYSSERHISVESGRNIYEKLSSSVKYEPVPVFLTGNSQEFRLYVLPINVMLKDNADDIREKIEYAEAGHSLHPVLERIRQEASAITSTYAGQATAQPRRLSFEELAQEADEVFIALHGRPGEDGALQKQLEQFGLPYNGSGVESSSITINKFETNRRLREAGLRVAEHRMAARLEWEADAESFYRSLETQFAYPFIAKPADDGCSSAVKKIKNRAELEAFCQLIFRDQEDLMPAPATVLNLGFKEEFPQKDAFLVETLISRDGAKHFLEVTGGLLTHWKENGQLEIEVFEASEALATGEVLSLEEKFLAGEGQNITPARYAPEVQERQRISEEVKAELKRVAEVLNIQGYARIDAFVRVRETGAVEVIIIEVNSLPGMTPATCIFHQTALNGYTPYDFIDRILEFGKKRAENVELRA; the protein is encoded by the coding sequence ATGAAAATAGGCATCTTCTTCGGCGGCCCGTCGCGTGAGCGGGAAATTTCATTTGCGGGCGGCCGCACGGTATATGATAACCTGGACAAGGCTTTGTTCCAGGCCGTTCCCATCTTTGTGGACAGCCGCGGCAACTTCATTCTGCTCGACTGGCACTACATCTACAAGGGTACCATTCGCGACTTTTACCCGCCCGTATCGGCCCTGCCCGACTCCCAGCATAAGCTCCAGGTGTATTTGGAAAGCCTGGGCGAGCTAAGCACCGAGGAGCAGGATAAGATTATCAGCGAAGTAGGCCGGCGGGTGCTGCCCCACGAGCTGCGCGAATTGATGGACTTCGCCTTCCTGGCCTTGCACGGCCCCGGCGGCGAGGATGGCGCCATTCAGGGTTTGCTCGAATGGTACGGCATCCCCTACTCCGGCTCGGGCGTGCTGCCCTCAGCCTTCGGCATCGATAAGATTGCTCAGAAAAAGCTGCTCAAGGCCCTGAACCGCCCCACGCCCGACTACCGCGTGCTGACGAGCGAGGAATGGGACACCGCAGCTAACCAAGGCGCCATCCTCGACTACCTGGTGCGCGAGCTGGGCTTGCCGCTGGTGTTCAAAGCGCCCCGCCAGGGCTCCAGCATCGGTATTTCTATTCTGCGGGAAGCCAACGCCGAGCAGTTTGCCCGCGCCGTGGAGCGCAGCCTGTTCCGCAAAACCGTGACCCGCGAGGAGTGGAACCGCCTGGGCGAGCAGGATAAGATTGCCTGGGTTCAGCACTTGGTCGACATCCGCGACGGTATCGGTCTGCCCGTAGTTGTTAGTTATCAGTTGTCCGTTGGTAGTGAAAACGACAATCAGCACGACCGAACAACAGACAACCAACAACTAACAACTATCTACCACCCCGAAACGCTGCTCAACACGCTCAACGAGCAACTGCAAACGGCCGAATCGGTGCTGCTGACCAATGTGGACGGCGAGGCGCAGGTCTTGGTAGAGTCGTTCGTGGCGGGGCGCGAGTTTAGCTGCATCGTAGTGGAAGACCCCAACGGCAACCCGCTGGCGCTGCCCCCGACCGAGATTGTGAAGGGCGAGGAAATGTTCGACTACCGCTCGAAGTACCTGCCGGGCCTGTCGCGCAAAATCACCCCGATTGACTTGCCCGAAGCCGAAATTCAGCGCATCCGGGAGGCTTGCGAGGAAATGTTCCGCACTTTCGGCTTCCAGGTTTACGCCCGTATCGACGGGTTCCTGGGCAAGGACAACCAGCTCTTCCTCAACGACCCGAACACGACTTCGGGCATGCTGCCGGCGTCATTCTTTTTCCACCAGGCCGCCGAAATCGGCCTGAACCCCTCGCAGTTCCTCACCTATTTGATTCGCACTTCGCTAGCCGCCCGGCGCCGGGCCGGCATGAAGCCGGTGCACCTGGGCAGTCTGCTTAAGCAGTTGGATGAGGCCGTCGCGTCGCGCCAGCACGAGGAAAAGCAGCGCACCAAGGTGGCCGTTATCATGGGCGGGTACTCCTCAGAGCGCCACATTTCGGTGGAAAGTGGCCGCAACATCTACGAGAAGCTCAGCTCCAGCGTCAAGTACGAGCCGGTGCCCGTATTCCTGACCGGCAACAGCCAGGAATTCCGCCTCTACGTACTGCCCATCAATGTGATGCTCAAGGACAACGCCGACGACATCCGGGAGAAAATCGAGTACGCCGAGGCCGGCCACAGCCTGCACCCCGTGCTGGAGCGGATTCGGCAGGAGGCCAGCGCCATTACCAGCACCTACGCCGGCCAGGCTACGGCCCAACCCCGCCGCCTTTCCTTCGAGGAGCTGGCCCAGGAGGCCGATGAGGTGTTCATTGCCCTGCACGGCCGCCCCGGCGAGGATGGCGCTTTGCAGAAGCAGCTGGAGCAGTTCGGGCTGCCCTACAACGGCTCGGGGGTGGAAAGCAGCAGCATCACCATCAACAAGTTTGAGACGAACCGCCGCCTGCGCGAGGCCGGTTTGCGCGTAGCCGAACACCGCATGGCCGCCCGCCTGGAGTGGGAAGCCGACGCCGAAAGCTTCTACCGCAGCCTGGAAACGCAGTTTGCTTACCCCTTCATTGCCAAGCCCGCCGACGACGGCTGCTCCTCGGCCGTGAAGAAAATCAAGAACCGCGCGGAGCTCGAAGCCTTCTGCCAGCTCATCTTCCGCGACCAGGAAGACCTCATGCCCGCCCCCGCCACGGTCTTGAACCTGGGTTTCAAGGAAGAATTCCCGCAGAAGGATGCCTTTCTGGTCGAAACCCTCATTAGCCGCGACGGGGCCAAGCATTTTCTGGAAGTAACCGGCGGCCTGCTCACCCACTGGAAAGAAAACGGACAGCTGGAAATCGAGGTATTTGAAGCCTCCGAGGCCCTGGCTACCGGCGAAGTGTTGAGTTTGGAGGAGAAATTCCTGGCCGGCGAAGGCCAGAACATTACTCCGGCCCGCTATGCCCCCGAGGTGCAGGAGCGGCAGCGCATTTCGGAGGAAGTGAAGGCCGAACTCAAGCGCGTGGCCGAGGTGCTCAACATTCAGGGTTACGCCCGCATCGACGCCTTCGTGCGGGTGCGCGAGACGGGGGCCGTGGAGGTTATCATCATTGAGGTAAACTCCCTGCCCGGCATGACGCCCGCCACCTGCATCTTCCACCAAACGGCCCTGAACGGCTATACGCCCTACGACTTCATCGACCGGATTCTGGAATTTGGGAAAAAGAGAGCTGAGAACGTAGAACTCAGAGCTTAG
- a CDS encoding phosphoglycerate kinase, whose translation MKTLDQYNFAGKRAVVRVDFNVPLDADLRITDDTRIRMATPTIKKILADGGSVVLLSHMGRPKGGPDTKNSLRNLVARLEQEYGTTVRFGGDVIGQEGAQLAANLQPGEILLLDNVRFYAEEEKGDAGFAEKLSKLGEVYVNDAFGAAHRKHASTAVMAQYFTPENRVAGYLMQSELDNAQRVLTSPEHPFTAIMGGAKISDKILIIEQLLDKVDYLIIGGGMAYTFAVAQGGSIGNSLLEADKVELAASLIEKAKQKGVQLVLPVDSMITDRFANDSDIEVAGNGSIPTGWMGLDIGPESREAFAAIIRQSKTILWNGPMGVFEMSNFAVGTEFVARAIAEATANGAFSLIGGGDSAAAVNQLGFADQVSYISTGGGALLEYMEGKELPGVAALEGR comes from the coding sequence ATGAAAACTCTGGATCAGTACAACTTTGCCGGCAAGCGGGCCGTGGTGCGCGTCGATTTCAACGTGCCCCTCGATGCCGACCTGCGCATCACCGACGACACCCGCATCCGGATGGCCACCCCGACCATCAAGAAAATCCTGGCCGACGGCGGCTCCGTAGTGCTGCTCTCGCACATGGGCCGGCCCAAGGGCGGGCCCGATACCAAGAACTCCCTGCGCAACCTCGTGGCCCGCTTGGAGCAGGAGTACGGCACTACCGTGCGCTTCGGCGGCGACGTAATCGGGCAGGAAGGGGCCCAGTTGGCGGCTAATTTGCAGCCTGGGGAAATCCTGCTGCTGGATAACGTGCGCTTCTACGCCGAAGAAGAGAAAGGCGACGCCGGCTTTGCCGAAAAGCTCAGCAAACTGGGCGAGGTGTACGTGAACGACGCCTTTGGCGCAGCCCACCGCAAACACGCCTCTACGGCCGTTATGGCCCAGTACTTCACCCCCGAAAACCGGGTAGCTGGCTACCTCATGCAGAGTGAGCTGGACAATGCCCAGCGCGTGCTCACTAGCCCCGAGCACCCTTTCACGGCCATCATGGGCGGGGCCAAGATTTCCGACAAAATCCTCATTATCGAGCAGCTGCTCGACAAAGTGGATTACCTCATCATCGGCGGCGGCATGGCCTACACCTTCGCCGTGGCCCAGGGCGGCAGCATCGGCAACTCCCTGCTCGAAGCCGACAAAGTAGAGCTGGCCGCCAGCCTCATCGAGAAAGCCAAGCAGAAAGGCGTGCAGCTCGTGCTGCCCGTGGATAGCATGATTACCGACCGGTTTGCCAACGACTCCGACATCGAAGTGGCCGGCAACGGGAGCATTCCCACCGGCTGGATGGGCCTCGACATCGGCCCCGAGTCACGCGAAGCCTTTGCCGCCATCATTCGTCAGTCCAAAACCATCCTCTGGAACGGTCCGATGGGTGTATTCGAGATGTCGAACTTCGCCGTGGGCACCGAGTTCGTGGCCCGCGCCATTGCCGAAGCCACAGCCAATGGAGCCTTTAGCCTCATCGGCGGCGGCGACTCGGCGGCGGCCGTCAACCAGCTCGGCTTCGCCGACCAGGTATCCTACATTTCGACCGGTGGCGGCGCGCTGCTGGAGTACATGGAAGGCAAAGAACTGCCCGGTGTAGCCGCCCTGGAAGGCCGTTAG
- a CDS encoding anthrone oxygenase family protein → MQGKTVVLGLATASTALVTGVFYGFSVAVNPALARLPDPGYLAAMQAINEVIQNPWFAASFFGAPLLLPLATGLHAGRPYSRRFGLVGAATVVYLVGSLGVTVAGNIPLNERLAALSLAQASVAQMSQARHDFAAPWNRWHTIRTVASVLALGLVVGASLSQDRARQTAGA, encoded by the coding sequence ATGCAAGGCAAAACTGTTGTTCTAGGCCTGGCCACCGCCTCCACGGCCCTGGTGACGGGCGTATTTTACGGCTTCTCGGTAGCGGTAAATCCGGCCCTGGCCCGGCTGCCCGACCCGGGCTACCTGGCCGCCATGCAGGCCATCAACGAGGTTATTCAGAACCCGTGGTTTGCGGCCAGCTTCTTCGGGGCCCCGCTGCTGCTGCCGCTGGCTACGGGGCTGCACGCCGGCCGGCCCTACTCCCGCCGGTTTGGGCTAGTGGGCGCGGCTACGGTGGTCTATCTGGTGGGCAGCCTGGGCGTAACGGTGGCCGGCAACATTCCCCTGAATGAGCGGCTGGCCGCCCTGTCGCTGGCCCAGGCGTCGGTTGCCCAAATGTCCCAGGCCCGGCACGACTTTGCAGCTCCCTGGAACCGCTGGCACACCATTCGGACGGTAGCTAGCGTGCTGGCCCTGGGGCTGGTAGTGGGGGCTAGCTTGTCGCAAGACCGCGCCCGGCAAACTGCCGGGGCGTAA
- a CDS encoding NAD(P)-dependent oxidoreductase codes for MKLLIFGATGGTGRQLVLQALEAGHSVTAFVRTPAKLALSHPRLRTLQGDVLDYAAVLAALPGHEAVLSALGAPATHQAAVRSVGTRHILQAMEATGVQRFICLTTLGMGESRAALPFSYKYFIVPLFLRRAFADSEVQETYIRQSAVAWTIARPATLTNGSRTGAYRHGFSPTTSGLKIKISRADVADFMLGQLHDTRYLRQAASLSY; via the coding sequence ATGAAACTCCTTATTTTCGGCGCCACCGGCGGCACGGGCCGGCAGCTGGTCCTCCAGGCCCTCGAAGCGGGTCACTCCGTAACGGCCTTTGTGCGCACCCCAGCCAAGCTAGCCCTCAGTCACCCCCGCCTGCGCACCCTGCAAGGCGACGTGCTCGACTATGCGGCTGTACTGGCTGCCCTGCCGGGGCACGAGGCGGTGCTGTCGGCGCTGGGCGCGCCGGCCACCCACCAAGCGGCCGTGCGCTCGGTCGGGACCCGCCACATTCTGCAGGCGATGGAAGCTACCGGGGTGCAGCGCTTTATTTGCCTGACTACCCTGGGCATGGGCGAGAGTCGGGCGGCCCTGCCGTTTTCCTACAAGTACTTTATCGTGCCCTTGTTTCTGCGCCGCGCCTTCGCCGATTCGGAAGTGCAGGAAACCTATATCCGCCAAAGCGCTGTGGCCTGGACCATTGCCCGCCCGGCCACGCTGACCAATGGCAGCCGCACGGGTGCATACCGGCACGGTTTCTCGCCCACCACTTCGGGCCTCAAGATCAAGATTTCGCGGGCCGATGTGGCCGACTTTATGCTCGGCCAGCTCCACGACACCCGTTACCTGCGCCAGGCGGCCAGCTTATCTTACTAA
- a CDS encoding AraC family transcriptional regulator: MDFQQFAPPESLQGVVRYFWTLQQPESGPKTFRTIADGCPGLILQHPGGGAILDQTAKPWPELLLYGQATQATTMVAEGPFQLVGACLQPGAERLVFNLRADELTDTCLDASLLPGPGRCFARQLLHTESLPAQLDLLTTLLLAARRATQVRPEPGVQHALTQILRSQGRVSLPTLLAELPFSERSFQRKFQEYVGVSPKLFARICRFQTSLGQLRAAQYEKLSDLASANDYADQSHHIRAFREFAGVSPHQYGKRTREVLENLTELL; the protein is encoded by the coding sequence ATGGACTTTCAGCAATTTGCTCCGCCCGAATCCCTGCAAGGTGTTGTCCGCTACTTCTGGACGCTGCAGCAACCTGAGTCCGGGCCGAAGACCTTCCGCACCATTGCCGATGGCTGCCCCGGCCTGATCTTGCAGCACCCCGGCGGCGGGGCCATTCTGGACCAGACCGCCAAGCCCTGGCCCGAACTGCTGCTATACGGGCAAGCCACTCAGGCCACGACCATGGTTGCCGAGGGCCCCTTCCAGTTGGTAGGTGCCTGCCTGCAGCCGGGGGCGGAACGGTTGGTGTTCAACCTGCGGGCCGACGAGCTGACCGACACCTGCCTGGACGCCAGCCTGCTGCCCGGCCCCGGCCGCTGCTTTGCCCGACAATTGCTGCACACCGAAAGCCTACCCGCCCAGCTCGACCTGCTGACAACGTTACTGCTGGCCGCTCGCCGCGCCACTCAGGTACGGCCCGAACCAGGCGTGCAGCACGCCCTCACCCAGATTCTGCGGAGCCAGGGCCGCGTATCCTTACCCACGCTGCTGGCCGAGCTGCCGTTTTCGGAGCGCAGCTTCCAGCGCAAGTTCCAGGAGTACGTGGGAGTGTCGCCCAAGCTGTTTGCGCGGATTTGCCGGTTTCAGACTTCCCTGGGCCAATTGCGGGCGGCTCAATACGAGAAGCTTTCCGATTTGGCCTCCGCCAATGACTACGCCGACCAGTCGCACCATATTCGCGCCTTCCGGGAATTTGCCGGGGTGTCGCCGCACCAGTATGGCAAACGCACGCGCGAGGTGCTGGAAAACCTGACCGAGCTGCTCTAA
- a CDS encoding site-2 protease family protein: protein MPSLPLPDAPAPDTFPEIEFDRYERPEPPRWRVYGLHLLLFVITLVTTTLAGAEWITGRPFFDQGQGFRLTGWFSHPEILRGLWFSLPFLGVLTVHEFGHYLTARHYKVRATLPYYIPFFTGFFNTIGTFGAVIRIKDRIFSRKEFFDIGLAGPLAGFLVAVPVLIYGFTHLPPWDYVFQIHPEYRVFGADYAQHVYSQGEGMVLSRPLLYQLLEHWFADPARLPHPNELMHYPVLLAGLLALFFTALNLLPIGQLDGGHILYGLLGFRRFNRLSAVFYVGFVFYAGLGLFTLQTTPDVWLYGGVPYALYLFVVFRRVVPTGRRTLLLALSVLAAQLALTLAVPGIFGNPGWLVFGLLLSRFMGIFHPPAPDERPLSPGRKVLGWIMLAIFVLCFSPSPFQ from the coding sequence GTGCCTTCTCTCCCACTGCCTGACGCACCTGCCCCCGATACCTTTCCGGAAATTGAGTTTGACCGCTACGAGCGGCCCGAGCCGCCGCGCTGGCGCGTGTACGGGCTGCACCTGCTGCTGTTCGTCATTACCCTGGTTACCACAACCCTGGCCGGCGCCGAGTGGATAACTGGCCGGCCCTTCTTCGACCAGGGCCAGGGCTTTCGGCTGACCGGCTGGTTTAGCCACCCCGAGATTCTGCGGGGGCTGTGGTTTTCCCTGCCGTTTCTGGGCGTGCTGACGGTGCATGAGTTTGGGCACTACCTCACTGCCCGCCACTACAAGGTGCGCGCCACGCTGCCCTACTATATTCCGTTTTTCACGGGCTTTTTCAATACCATCGGCACGTTTGGGGCCGTGATTCGCATCAAGGACCGGATATTCTCCCGCAAGGAGTTCTTTGATATCGGGCTGGCCGGGCCGCTGGCGGGCTTTTTGGTGGCCGTGCCAGTGCTCATCTACGGTTTTACCCACCTGCCGCCCTGGGACTACGTGTTCCAGATTCACCCCGAATACCGCGTCTTTGGGGCCGACTACGCCCAGCATGTATATAGCCAGGGCGAAGGAATGGTGCTGAGCCGGCCGCTGCTGTACCAACTGCTGGAGCACTGGTTTGCCGACCCGGCCCGCCTGCCCCACCCCAATGAGCTGATGCACTATCCGGTGCTGCTGGCGGGGTTGTTGGCCTTGTTTTTTACGGCCCTCAACCTGTTGCCCATCGGTCAGCTCGACGGGGGCCACATTCTCTACGGCCTGCTGGGTTTTCGGCGCTTCAACCGGCTGTCGGCGGTGTTTTACGTGGGCTTCGTCTTCTATGCCGGCCTAGGCCTGTTCACCTTGCAGACCACTCCCGACGTCTGGCTGTACGGCGGCGTGCCGTACGCGCTGTATCTGTTCGTCGTGTTTCGGCGGGTGGTGCCCACGGGGCGCCGCACGCTGCTACTGGCCCTAAGCGTACTGGCCGCCCAGCTGGCTCTCACACTGGCCGTGCCGGGCATCTTCGGCAACCCCGGTTGGCTAGTATTTGGCTTGCTCCTGAGCCGCTTTATGGGCATTTTCCACCCGCCAGCTCCTGATGAGCGGCCCTTGAGTCCGGGGCGTAAGGTGCTGGGCTGGATTATGCTTGCTATTTTCGTTCTCTGTTTTTCGCCCTCGCCTTTTCAGTGA
- a CDS encoding HAD family hydrolase has protein sequence MPTKKPNLLFDFGGVIININYQLTVDAMRALSRASSTIAFNQQSQSELFDHMETGRLTPSEFRAGLRQHYDLEATDEQLDAAWNAMLLDVPAERLAFIAELRAQGHQTALLSNTNQIHIEEINRRLQQQYGLVHGIADCLDRVFYSQQVGLRKPGTEIFEHALREMNWKADETLFIEDSIQHIETAQRLGLHTLFLAPPLTLTDALPAAIRAFSPTA, from the coding sequence ATGCCAACTAAAAAGCCTAACCTGCTCTTCGATTTTGGTGGGGTAATCATCAATATCAACTACCAACTGACCGTGGACGCCATGCGCGCCCTGAGCCGCGCTAGCAGCACCATTGCCTTCAACCAGCAAAGCCAGTCGGAGCTGTTTGACCACATGGAAACCGGGCGCCTGACGCCATCGGAGTTTCGAGCTGGTCTGCGCCAGCACTACGACCTGGAGGCCACCGACGAGCAGCTAGACGCGGCGTGGAATGCCATGCTGCTTGACGTGCCGGCTGAGCGACTAGCCTTTATTGCCGAGCTGCGGGCCCAGGGTCACCAAACGGCTTTGCTCAGCAACACCAACCAGATTCATATCGAGGAAATAAACCGGCGGCTCCAGCAGCAGTACGGGCTGGTCCACGGCATTGCCGACTGCCTCGACCGGGTGTTCTACTCCCAGCAAGTCGGGCTGCGCAAGCCGGGCACCGAGATATTTGAGCACGCCCTGCGCGAAATGAACTGGAAGGCCGACGAAACGTTGTTTATTGAAGACAGCATCCAGCACATCGAAACGGCCCAACGCCTTGGGCTGCACACGTTGTTTCTGGCCCCGCCCCTTACCCTCACCGACGCCCTTCCCGCTGCCATCCGTGCCTTCTCTCCCACTGCCTGA
- a CDS encoding recombinase family protein, translated as MHKNFALQQFGKPSKQAGRSTTNRVVIYTRVSTKEQADTNHSLELQKKQCWEHAKANNYEVVEYFGGTYESAKDDGRKEFSRMLKFVEQQSNRISRIIVFSYDRFSRTGGRAIALIAKLRSEGIIVDAVTQQVDASTPEGQLFQSIQLLFSNFDNSLRARRALAGTKERIRNGYWTARAPIGYTMSKQGNEQIIVINKTGELLQQAFRMKLEDGFSNTQLIAWLRKRGVKLSKSLLGQTFRNPFYCGYIRHSSLDGAVIQGRHPALITPDQFLQLHNLQKQPDTGYVHAKEVSPLPLKHHVRCHRCGRPLTGYEVKAKALWYYKCNTIGCKLNIGARQLHAAYQDLLRGYKLLPHLIKPLKAWMATVFTQLNQEGASEKNAVETSLKQVQAKLEKMEARYALGDLDQTTYQKYSRKIIAEELEPLQATLESLGSSLSNLEAYIDFAVNLATNILTMWEKSNLITRQKLQHMLHPNGIAFAPEIGFNRTDRQNTVFAVIASLSDINKNEKTGPNTIKSVKSGLVGPTGIEPVTC; from the coding sequence ATGCATAAAAACTTTGCACTGCAACAATTTGGAAAGCCCAGCAAACAAGCTGGAAGGAGCACCACTAACCGGGTAGTTATTTATACCCGTGTTTCCACTAAAGAACAGGCGGATACGAACCACAGCTTAGAACTGCAAAAAAAGCAATGCTGGGAGCACGCTAAAGCAAACAACTATGAAGTTGTTGAGTACTTCGGTGGCACCTATGAAAGTGCCAAAGACGACGGCCGTAAGGAATTCAGTCGTATGCTGAAGTTTGTTGAGCAGCAATCCAACCGCATTAGCCGCATCATTGTATTCAGCTATGACCGATTCTCTCGTACTGGAGGACGCGCTATTGCTCTCATTGCTAAACTGCGGAGCGAAGGAATTATTGTTGATGCTGTAACGCAGCAGGTCGATGCAAGCACTCCGGAAGGACAGCTATTTCAGTCGATTCAGTTGCTGTTTAGCAATTTCGATAACTCGCTTCGGGCGAGGCGTGCGTTAGCAGGCACCAAGGAGCGGATTCGCAACGGCTACTGGACAGCAAGAGCCCCTATTGGCTACACCATGTCCAAGCAGGGTAACGAGCAAATCATTGTTATCAACAAGACCGGTGAGCTCCTGCAGCAGGCGTTTCGCATGAAGCTGGAAGATGGCTTCAGCAACACACAGTTGATAGCATGGTTGCGTAAACGTGGCGTAAAGCTGTCGAAGAGTCTGCTTGGGCAAACTTTCCGGAACCCTTTTTACTGCGGTTACATCCGCCATAGCAGCCTTGATGGCGCAGTAATTCAGGGGCGTCACCCTGCTCTGATCACACCCGATCAATTCCTCCAGCTGCATAATCTCCAGAAGCAGCCGGATACTGGGTACGTCCACGCCAAAGAAGTATCCCCTTTGCCGCTGAAGCACCATGTGCGCTGCCATCGTTGCGGTAGACCTCTCACAGGGTATGAAGTCAAAGCAAAAGCGCTTTGGTACTACAAGTGCAATACCATTGGGTGCAAACTCAATATCGGTGCTCGTCAACTTCATGCTGCTTACCAAGATCTGCTGCGCGGCTACAAGCTGCTTCCGCATCTGATAAAGCCCTTGAAAGCGTGGATGGCAACTGTGTTTACTCAACTTAACCAAGAAGGCGCATCAGAGAAAAATGCTGTAGAAACTTCTCTTAAGCAAGTACAAGCTAAGCTGGAGAAAATGGAGGCCCGCTACGCCTTGGGGGACCTTGATCAGACCACCTATCAGAAGTACAGTCGCAAAATCATCGCTGAGGAACTGGAACCTTTGCAGGCCACTTTGGAAAGCTTGGGTTCAAGCTTATCGAACCTCGAAGCTTACATTGATTTTGCAGTCAACCTGGCTACTAACATTCTCACAATGTGGGAGAAATCGAATTTGATCACCCGCCAAAAGCTGCAACATATGCTCCACCCAAACGGCATTGCCTTCGCCCCTGAAATAGGCTTTAATCGAACTGACCGCCAGAACACCGTTTTCGCTGTAATAGCGTCTCTGTCAGACATTAACAAAAACGAAAAAACCGGACCCAACACCATAAAAAGTGTCAAGTCCGGTTTGGTGGGCCCAACTGGAATCGAACCAGTGACCTGCTGA
- a CDS encoding helix-turn-helix domain-containing protein has translation MQTLNEKVRAIRLLKGITQEKAGQHLGTTKANYNRIEKGHVDVSPAKLTKLAELFEMSREEIQNFQSEKDQAVAEVDQLKQEADQLKQEIARLKGYISQADDLLTESQTFFSYFFQLLLHVFPQDGENAVSLSQLNQEWSKLVSYSLQEYEAHRHESPLGIAKQRDLDSAVMGMRQQFFHHNKGKIQ, from the coding sequence ATGCAGACACTTAATGAGAAAGTTCGAGCCATCCGGTTATTGAAAGGCATCACACAGGAGAAGGCTGGACAACACCTTGGTACTACTAAAGCCAACTACAATCGCATCGAAAAAGGGCATGTAGATGTAAGCCCGGCTAAGCTGACTAAGCTGGCGGAGCTATTTGAGATGAGCCGTGAAGAGATTCAGAACTTCCAGTCTGAAAAGGACCAGGCTGTAGCTGAGGTTGATCAACTCAAGCAGGAAGCTGATCAACTAAAGCAGGAGATTGCCCGATTGAAAGGGTATATCAGTCAGGCTGATGATTTACTTACTGAATCCCAAACGTTTTTCAGCTACTTCTTCCAACTACTGTTACATGTCTTTCCCCAGGACGGGGAAAACGCTGTTTCTCTATCGCAGCTTAACCAAGAGTGGTCAAAGTTGGTAAGCTATTCCCTTCAGGAATATGAAGCTCATCGCCACGAATCACCTCTTGGTATTGCGAAACAACGAGATTTAGATAGCGCTGTTATGGGTATGCGGCAGCAGTTTTTTCACCATAACAAAGGAAAAATACAATAA
- a CDS encoding DUF4113 domain-containing protein, with product MLTCYASSRAAEKLRRQGDAAHLMTVFLSKSRYGLEPPPYSYSAVLTLPVATSDTVELVRVARVALKRLWQPKNRYTKAGVILDGVEPASQTQLNLFEAGPLSEKRAKLMVELDTLNRRFGKGTVQLAALSLSPNQGRAPWKGKIQWRTPQYTTRLEDLLMVS from the coding sequence ATTTTAACCTGCTACGCCTCGTCCCGAGCAGCCGAGAAGCTGCGCCGGCAGGGCGATGCGGCTCACCTAATGACCGTCTTTCTGAGCAAGAGTCGCTATGGCCTGGAGCCTCCCCCCTACTCCTACTCGGCGGTGCTGACGCTGCCGGTGGCCACCAGCGATACGGTAGAGCTGGTGCGCGTGGCCCGAGTAGCACTTAAGCGCCTCTGGCAGCCCAAGAACCGCTACACCAAAGCCGGGGTAATCCTCGATGGCGTAGAGCCCGCGAGCCAGACGCAGCTCAACCTCTTTGAGGCAGGACCATTGAGTGAGAAGCGAGCGAAGCTCATGGTGGAGCTGGATACACTGAACCGGCGCTTTGGGAAGGGCACCGTACAATTGGCAGCTTTGTCGCTATCTCCTAATCAAGGTAGAGCCCCTTGGAAAGGCAAAATACAGTGGCGCACTCCCCAGTACACGACTCGGTTAGAGGATTTGCTAATGGTTAGTTAA